One stretch of Oncorhynchus clarkii lewisi isolate Uvic-CL-2024 chromosome 1, UVic_Ocla_1.0, whole genome shotgun sequence DNA includes these proteins:
- the LOC139413101 gene encoding voltage-dependent anion-selective channel protein 2-like yields the protein MAVPPSYGDLGKSAKDIFSKGYGFGLVKLDVKTKSGSGVEFKTAGSTNTDTSKVAGSLETKYKRSEYGLTFTEKWNTDNTLGTEITVEDQIVKGLKLTFDTTFSPNTGKKSGKVKTAYKREFVNLGCDVDFDFAGPAIHGAAVVGYEGWLAGYQMTFDTAKSKMTQNNFAVGYKTGDFQLHTNVNDGVQFGGSIYQKVSPALETAVNLAWTAGSNSTSFGIAAKYQLDKSASISAKVNNISLVGLGYTQTLRPGVKLTLSALVDGKSINTGGHKLGLGLELEA from the exons ATGGCTGTGCCTCCATCATATGGTGACCTCGGCAAGTCCGCCAAGGACATCTTCAGCAAAGGCTATG GGTTCGGCCTGGTGAAGCTTGATGTGAAGACCAAGTCCGGCAGCGGAGTG GAGTTCAAAACAGCTGGctccaccaacacagacaccaGCAAGGTGGCGGGCAGCCTGGAAACCAAATACAAGAGGTCAGAGTACGGCCTGACCTTCACAGAGAAGTGGAACACTGACAACACCCTAGGAACAGAGATCACCGTCGAAGACCAG ATTGTCAAGGGTCTGAAGCTGACATTTGACACAACCTTCTCACCAAACACTGG CAAGAAGAGCGGCAAAGTCAAGACCGCCTACAAGCGCGAGTTTGTCAACCTGGGCTGTGACGTTGACTTTGACTTCGCTGGCCCTGCTATCCATGGAGCGGCCGTCGTTGGTTACGAGGGCTGGCTCGCCGGCTACCAGATGACTTTTGACACGGCCAAGTCTAAGATGACCCAGAACAACTTTGCTGTGGGATACAAGACCGGAGACTTCCAGCTACACACCAACGT TAATGACGGTGTACAGTTTGGTGGCTCAATCTACCAGAAAGTGAGTCCAGCGCTGGAGACAGCAGTCAACCTTGCCTGGACTGCCGGCAGCAACAGCACAAGCTTCGGCATCGCAGCCAAATACCAGCTGGACAAGAGTGCCTCCATCAGT GCTAAAGTGAACAACATCAGCCTGGTCGGTCTTGGATACACCCAGACGCTGAGACCAG GTGTGAAACTCACGCTCTCTGCCCTGGTGGACGGCAAGAGCATCAACACTGGAGGCCACAAGCTGGGCCTGGGGTTGGAACTGGAGGCCTAA
- the LOC139409044 gene encoding LOW QUALITY PROTEIN: neurofilament medium polypeptide (The sequence of the model RefSeq protein was modified relative to this genomic sequence to represent the inferred CDS: substituted 2 bases at 2 genomic stop codons): MNEKELLHGLNDRFARFIEKVRHLEHENELFEREIEEIKLKAQSPASLAQEHEPELMDLRNLVHDITLQKHQIEIEHQNLEEDFLTLRDKYEQEARDRSNAENGILVLKKDANDAYLAKLQLDKKAQSLVDEIRFLKNNHEDEVSEMVAQFQEAQVTVKAHNFGKPDITEALRDIRVQLEGHATSDFQQAEEGFRVQFAKLTKAAESNREALKATQQEIQXNRRHLQGKTIELDCGKGMREALEKQLYELEKRHYAEMIHYQDTIRQLDNELTNAKLDMSGXLRENQDLLNVKMALDVEILSYRKLLEGEESHLYTISDTHISMPCIYRQSPVYTLPCLARQGGPTRRSEPQYKFVEEIISETTRDMEMSEIEETGSEETVGGEGDKLRQKQGEESDKAERRSGEQVDEQKEKARGKVDVEVDAPEEEGEQEEESKRQQMVTSAEVEVNGDGVSPSEGENGEEGDDEREEEKGGEPDAIKKTEDIDRGENTQSEVKSAEATSEGEKEKLDTTEKLDSEINETLEKDDTPKQGKSHLEVPMNGDISTEPKTSELEDSKTGSSIKGEPQVPTENISKEPKKVSEERKIERPLQEKKEVDLKEESAPTEQQQDSPKESPIKEGKKVDLTDQSAPTLEQKPDQEHRESDQPQEAESAVTTQEEDLPEPTEKDMESSDNTAELNTSSTKETVEQVKSPDDSGVKTTQDERTVGGKMPDRILSTTSECKEDLVQKTPKKEVGPTEQKVSSKDDSVKIVVQNEHNGREKVTKDVSMGEDKGKESETSPKPNPTVTPKEETTLYPEQTVTPKEETSPKPEPAVTAKEETSPKPEPAVTAKEETSPKPELAVTAKEETSPKPEPTVTPKDETSPKPDQTVTPKEESSPQQEPTVTPKEETSPKPDATVAPKEETAPQPEPTVTPKVETSPKPEPAVTAKEESAPKLELAVTTIEETSPKPEPAFTLKLKTSPKAEPAVTPKEETSPKPDPAVTPKVQTSPKPDPTITPKQEISPNSDPTLTPESMTTPKPDSTLTPESLTSPTEESETMGSGDKAKTITPPEEQMPAVVESKDSHRGVPESNTTQEKPEESMDKEPEKVTEPKDRELEDQGL; the protein is encoded by the exons ATGAATGAGAAAGAACTGCTCCATGGGCTGAACGACCGTTTCGCCCGATTCATAGAGAAGGTGCGTCATTTAGAGCATGAAAATGAATTGTTTGAGAGGGAAATCGAGGAAATCAAACTAAAGGCACAGTCCCCTGCGTCTCTGGCCCAGGAGCACGAGCCGGAGCTTATGGACCTGAGGAACCTAGTTCATGACATCACCCTTCAGAAGCATCAGATCGAGATAGAGCATCAGAACCTGGAGGAAGATTTCCTCACCTTGAGAGACAAGTATGAGCAGGAGGCACGTGACCGCTCGAACGCAGAGAACGGCATCCTTGTGCTGAAAAAGGACGCCAACGATGCATACCTCGCCAAACTTCAGTTGGACAAGAAAGCGCAATCTCTGGTGGACGAGATCCGCTTCCTGAAGAACAACCATGAGGACGAGGTATCAGAAATGGTGGCCCAGTTCCAAGAGGCTCAAGTAACGGTCAAGGCGCACAACTTTGGCAAACCTGACATCACAGAGGCTCTCCGGGACATCCGTGTGCAGTTAGAAGGTCACGCCACCTCCGACTTTCAGCAAGCCGAGGAGGGCTTCCGTGTCCAGTTCGCAAAGTTAACCAAAGCGGCAGAAAGTAACAGAGAGGCGTTGAAGGCAACCCAGCAGGAGATCCAGTAGAATAGAAGGCACCTGCAGGGGAAGACAATTGAACTGGACTGTGGTAAAGGAATGAGAGAGGCCCTGGAAAAACAACTATATGAGCTGGAGAAGCGTCACTATGCGGAAATGATTCATTACCAG GACACTATCAGGCAGCTGGATAATGAGCTGACCAATGCTAAACTAGACATGTCTGGCTAACTGAGAGAGAACCAGGACCTGCTGAATGTCAAAATGGCTTTGGATGTGGAGATTCTCTCTTACAG GAAACTCCTGGAGGGTGAGGAGTCCCATCTGTACACCATCTCTGACACCCACATCTCCATGCCCTGCATCTACCGCCAGTCCCCCGTCTACACCTTGCCTTGCCTGGCCCGGCAGGGAGGGCCCACACGCAGGTCTGAACCCCAGTACAAGTTTGTTGAGGAGATCATCTCTGAGACCACCAGAGACATGGAGATGTCCGAGATTGAGGAGACAGGCTCCGAGGAGACGgtcgggggagagggagacaagttgAGACAGAAGCAGGGAGAAGAGAGTGACAAAGCTGAGAGGAGAAGTGGGGAACAGGTGGATGAGCAGAAAGAGAAAGCTAGAGGTAAAGTGGATGTTGAAGTGGACGCCCCGGAGGAAGAGGGTGAACAGGAGGAAGAGTCTAAGAGACAGCAGATGGTCACATCAGCAGAGGTCGAGGTAAATGGAGATGGAGTTAGCCCTAGTGAGGGAGaaaatggagaggagggagatgatgaaagagaggaggaaaaggggggtgAGCCAGATGCAATCAAAAAGACAGAGGACATTGACAGAGGTGAAAATACACAAAGTGAAGTCAAATCAGCTGAGGCCAccagtgagggagagaaggaaaaacTGGACACAACAGAGAAGCTAGACAGCGAGATAAATGAGACATTAGAAAAAGATGACACCCCAAAACAAGGCAAATCCCACCTAGAGGTTCCCATGAATGGTGACATCTCAACAGAACCCAAAACGTCAGAGTTAGAGGATAGCAAAACAGGAAGTTCAATAAAGGGTGAACCACAGGTCCCCACAGAGAACATCTCCAAAGAACCCAAAAAGGTGTCagaggagagaaaaatagaaaggCCTTTACAAGAGAAAAAAGAGGTAGATCTGAAAGAGGAGAGTGCCCCAACAGAGCAACAACAAGATAGCCCAAAAGAAAGTCCCATCAAAGAGGGAAAAAAGGTAGATCTGACAGACCAGAGTGCCCCAACACTGGAGCAGAAACCTGATCAGGAGCACAGAGAGTCAGACCAACCTCAAGAGGCAGAGAGTGCTGTGACAACACAAGAAGAGGATCTCCCTGAGCCCACAGAGAAGGACATGGAATCCTCTGATAACACTGCAGAGCTCAACACCAGTTCAACCAAGGAGACAGTGGAGCAGGTGAAGTCACCTGATGATTCTGGTGTAAAAACGACACAAGATGAGAGAACAGTAGGAGGTAAAATGCCAGACAGAATTCTCAGCACAACAAGTGAGTGTAAGGAAGACCTTGTGCAAAAGACTCCTAAAAAGGAGGTGGGTCCGACAGAGCAAAAAGTGAGCAGCAAGGATGATAGTGTAAAAATTGTTGTGCAGAATGAACATAATGGCAGAGAAAAGGTCACAAAAGATGTCTCAATGGGTGAGGACAAGGGGAAAGAATCGGAGACATCCCCTAAACCCAACCCCACTGTGACTCCTAAAGAAGAAACAACCCTGTATCCAGAGCAAACTGTCACCCCTAAAGAAGAAACTtccccaaaaccagaaccagcagTCACCGCAAAAGAAGAAACTtccccaaaaccagaaccagcagTCACCGCAAAAGAAGAAACTTCCCCAAAACCAGAACTAGCAGTCACCGCTAAAGAGGAGACATCCCCTAAACCGGAACCCACTGTCACCCCTAAAGACGAAACATCCCCAAAACCGGACCAAACTGTCACCCCTAAAGAGGAGTCATCCCCACAACAGGAGCCAACCGTAACCCCTAAAGAAGAAACATCCCCTAAACCGGACGCCACTGTCGCCCCTAAAGAAGAAACAGCCCCGCAACCAGAGCCAACTGTCACCCCTAAAGTAGAAACTtccccaaaaccagaaccagctGTCACCGCTAAAGAAGAATCTGCCCCAAAACTAGAACTAGCAGTCACCACTATAGAGGAAACTtccccaaaaccagaaccagcaTTCACCCTTAAATTAAAAACTTCTCCAAAAGCAGAACCAGCAGTCACCCCTAAAGAAGAAACTTCCCCAAAACCAGATCCAGCAGTCACCCCTAAAGTACAAACTTCCCCAAAACCAGACCCAACCATCACCCCCAAACAGGAAATATCCCCTAATTCAGACCCAACCCTCACCCCAGAATCAATGACAACCCCTAAACCAGACTCAACCCTCACCCCAGAATCATTGACCAGCCCTACAGAAGAGAGTGAAACGATGGGCAGTGGTGACAAAGCTAAGACAATCACACCACCAGAGGAACAGATGCCTGCAGTTGTAGAGAGCAAGGACTCACACAGGGGGGTGCCAGAAAGCAACACAACTCAGGAGAAACCAGAGGAAAGTATGGACAAAGAGCCTGAGAAGGTTACAGAACCCAAAGACAGAGAGCTTGAAGACCAAGGCCTCTGA